In the Dictyostelium discoideum AX4 chromosome 6 chromosome, whole genome shotgun sequence genome, ATTGCACCTGAAAGACCAATTTTCAAGAATGATACTATGGTTATTGAAGAACCAGTGCTTACAAATACAATTGTTTACGAAACAGTTCCAACTACTTCAACTtcacaaattttaattccacAAGAAACAATCATTactgaaaataaaacatttgaaCAACCAACTTTAGAGAAAcaaacaactacaacaaccaccactactacaacatcatcatcatctgaaGGTAGCTCAAATGTTGCCCCTCCACAAGAAACTTTTGTTCCACAATTAGAAAAGGATGAAGCTCCAATTTATAGAGAAGAAGTTGTTTTGGTTCCACACATTGAAGAGGATACTTTTGATTCTGGTAATCAACAATTAAGTTATTCTGAAATTACTCAAGTTCCAGTTCAAATGACAAGTAGTGaatttggtggtggtggtggcaaCAATAGTGGTTCTTCAGGTAGAAAAggtaaaaaaggtaaaaaacaacaatatcgTAAAGAAATCATTACAAAACAATCAACTGATGGTGGTAAATCTTGGACAAATGATTCAAACTTGGCTGGTGATAATGTTGAATTTATTCAAGAACAAACAACAATTagaaatcaataaattattatttaataaaaatatttaataaaattttattaatatttttttaatttaataatttttttatttatttttatcatctttattattattaaaaaaaaaaaatatcaataaaatagtcaaaagaaaattgatatttaaaaaaaataaaaataatcattaatttatattataacgAATTTATTAactaatatcaataattcgttttaatattaaaaataaaaaataaaaaaatataaaaaaaaatttaattattataataaaaaaaaaattaataaagcttgtataattttaataatttgtaattaatttatttatatttaaagtaggttattgtttatataattaCTAGTTAACggatattaattttgtttaatcTATTTGAATCTACTATACTATATCCATTTTGATTTcttataaatcaaataaaataattactaaaaaaaaaaagtaaaaaatcaggtgaaaaaaaaagaaaaaaaaaaaaaaaacccatttTTATCTAACCAAAACCATTTCATTACAAGTCaaatttgataatcttttaaatatgacaatattattttatttgaaaaaaaaaaaaaaaaaaaaaaaaaattcaccCAAAAtcgaattaaaaaaaaaaaaaaaaaaaattcaaaccaAATACCAAAGATTTCCCACCCCtaattcttaaaaaaaaaaaaaaaatttaaaaaaaattttaaaaataaaaaaccccTTTTAACATAaggaatttaaaatatttaaataaaaaaaacttccCCAAACTTATAACCCCCAATTTGCTCgacaataattaattaattaattaattaaaatttttttttttaatttttttttttttaataattaaaaaataaaaaaaaaaaaaccctttttttttttttttttttttttttgaagggaaaaattaaaaatgaaaatttaaaaatcccgggaaaaaatttaaaaaaaaaaaaaaaatttccttccaaaaaaaaaaaattaaaaataaaaaattctgGGGggggggaaaaaaaaaaacccccaaattttaaaaaaaaaaagggccccaaaattttaaaaaaaaaaaaaattttttttttttttaaaaaaaccataAATNNNNNNNNNNNNNNNNNNNNNNNNNNNNNNNNNNNNNNNNNNNNNNNNNNNNNNNNNNNNNNNNNNNNNNNNNNNNNNNNNNNNNNNNNNNNNNNNNNNNcaaaaattgaaattaatggtaGTACTACTATACCCTTTGAGATCAAAAGAGGAGTTAAACAAGGAGATCCACTATCACCCACCCTGTTCGTCCTTGTAATAGAGGCTTTAGCTAGAAAAATTTTACAAGATGACCGAATTACTGGCCTTCCTCTAAACAACAGCAACCACAGAGAGAAATTCCAAAGCTTTGCAGACGACTCGGCTTCAATGGTCCCAGACTCTCAACAACTTGAATTAGTACTACAACACTTCAATTCGTTTTGCAAAGCCACTTCCTCAAAACTAAACATCGACAAATCTTCATCAATTCTTATAGGCAACCCAGACAATACCAACCAAAGAATTCCAATATCTACAAATCCAGAAAGATACTTGGGATACTTCTTCACAGGCAAAGGGATAACAAGAAAAATGCCAGAAATATTAAACACAATAAGATCATCCTTAGTACTATGGAAAACCACTGACTCaacaatcaaaaccaaaaccaacatCCTCAAAGCATTCGCACTCTCTAAATTAACCTACTATTCATATGTAGAGAAATTTAAGGAAGAGGaattaaaccaaatcaataaattagtCGAATGGTTTTTATCGGCaccaaacaacaaaaatgcTAGTGGATTTCaagttattaatttaatgagAACCAAAAGAGCAAGATACCCACTAAAAGTAGGAGGCTGGAACATTTGGAATATAGAATTGAGACAACTGGCGCAGAAACTTTGGATCATAAACCAATTCATCCTAGCACTAGAaaccaaacaaacaaactcaTCTCATTACAAAAGCTGGGAATATCAGatccaaaaaaacaaattcacaTCCAGATACCTAAAAGAAAACTTAGACGAATGGAacaaaataagaataaaaaaagcaATCTTCAACAATAATCTCACATCCATAAAAAACGAAAATGGACAACCACTTTCACTGGCAGAATGGTATACCACAATTCAAGACCAAAATCCAACCATCCCTAAAACGGAATTCCAATCATCTCTAAACTTAAGAGGCTACAGCTATAATCAACTCTTCAACAACATACTGAAGATAAAAGACCATAAAACAAGAGACACAATGTTTAGATTCCATGCCAGATGCCTTCCAATAAACTACCTTCACAACAAACAATGCCCACTCTGCAAAGAAGATATGAGCAAAGACCCATACGGTCACCTGTTCTTCTCATGcaagaaaacaaaacaattcataaaaataaataaactcaaAAATTTCATCTATATTACCACAGGCAAAGGTAAAAACTGGCACCATACAAGAATTAGGcaaaataacaatttcattaatagaATAACTCCAAAATTATCACCGACAGCCAAAAAAGATCAAGAAGTGAATGCAGATTACGCCAACCACAGATTCCACAAAGAATACTTTGAATGGAACTATAAAGCAATAGACTATGATCTAACCAGATCATTCGCATATAGAAACCTAATGGCCCTTATCCTCCACAACATTTGGATTTGGATTTGCAATCAAATATACAGTGAAGATCCTTTAACAGATGAATCACTATCATACAGCTCCCTTCTAAAGAAATGGCACAAATTGGCCACTCTAGAATACATCAAAAAAGCAAAAGATCTGAAAAACTTATCAGCAAAAGACCATAATAACTTCAAAGATCCTAAGATCCTTCTCACTTCAACGATCAAGCTAAGAAAAACAAAAGCTAATTACTATTGTATTCCAGAATCATCTCTCCCaaatattatatcttttgatcaattcatatgattaaaataacCCTTCAGCTTAAATGATAAgcctttaaataaatattaaataaaactcgTATTAACACAGATGGACATATATCAATCTTGTTaatccaatattaaaaaaaaaaaaaaaaaaaaaaaaaaattgtattaataatttccaaGCCCTTAGAGATTTaccaatttgatttattttaaatgaattaacaGGAAAGTGAATCGATGAAAACTCTCCAGGTGTTTCATTTTgagaaatcatttaatttaaaaaaaaaaaaaaatataattgttGGGCTtgttttcattctttttaaaaatatcattattactaaAATCACCCATAAATACACCATATAAAccttattttcttttaaatttatatcgagttatcaataattgatcatttttttaacGAGATCCATTTAGGTatgttatttttagaattttaaaaattatttttttttaaaaaaaaaaaaccaaaacaatcataatttaatattaaaacttataaataaaaacactaaaaacacaaaaattatgaataaaaataaaaatagaaaaaaacaaatatagatttaaaattCCAGTAACCATGGTAATTTATTAACCCggattaaaatattataattggGGATATTACATTTggaaaatctaaaaattaataccattttgaaaatttacaaaaaaaaaaaaataaaaatagaattaatccctggtattaataaataataaaaaattaaaaaataaaaataaaaaataatatttttttaaaataatggggatcattatttttttaataaaaaaaaagtgattaccaattttaaagaaagaaaccaggttaaataaataattagtttttttattatcaaagtTGAAAAATCTAAAATGACATTGAAAAGATATTATGATCTGGCCTAtcacttttaataatttactaaaatagaagatattttttaacatGCGGCATAggttattataaaattacaaaatgtCAGTAGTGGGCacaaaaatgaataaaatttaaataaaatttaaataaaattaaaataaaaaaaattaaaaaaatcttgaaaaaaaaaaaaaagatatttttcaaaaattatagGAATAATGgcttttcaaaaataattaatatggttaaaatatctaatttttcattttttttttattttttatttttttttatttttatttttttttttagattaaaaaatatctgattttattaattttgattatttttatttttatcctggtatttcttttttttttaaaataaaaacaaaatttttttttttttttattttttaatattatatttatttttgtatttgtaaaaaatgagattatttcttttattaattactTTTATTGCATTATTTGGTGCTATTAATGCATTTTCAGGTGTTGATATTTCACAAGGAAGTTCTGTAGGTGATTTCCAATGTATGCTAAATCAAGGTTTTGAATTTGCAATCATTAGGTAATTatacaatttattaaaaaaaaataaaacttgttttaaaatatttaaatatattaatttataattcaaaattatagAGGTTATATGGAAACTGGTCAAGTTGATCCAGAAGTTGTAAACAGTATTGCATGTGCACGTGAAGCTGGTGTCGAATATGTTGATACTTATCTTTTCCCATGTaagaatgaaattattttaattttaaactttatttaaatgtgaataataaatttatttacaattatttttttaaaacattttcagGTTTTAATTGTGGTAACCCACAAGATCAAGGTCCAGCTTTAGtatgttttgatttttttataataataattattttatttagaaatatatatatattaaaaaccaattctaatatataatttaaaattattaataggtTAACTACTTAAGTGGATACAATGCTAACTATGGTATGGTATGGTTAGATATCGAATCATCAGATTGGAGTGGTGATCAATCAGTATGTATCAATAATAGTAAACTTTAGAgtctttcatttttttatttaaactactaatattaaaaatttaatttaaataggcAAATGTTGCATTTTTTGAAGGCTTAATTTCAGGTTTACAAAGTGTTGGTGCTCATATTGGTGTATACACCTCAGCTTCACAATGGATTCCAATCATGGGTGGTTATACTGGTGGTTCCGAATTCCCACTTTGGGtaagttgttttttttttttttttaattttttattattttattatagatTTTATAGTATTATtcgatattaataaaaactctttcattcaacaacaacaacaacaattagtaTGCCAATTGGGATGGAGTACAAAgttttgatgatttttcaGCATTTGGTGGTTGGAGCACTCCAGcaattaaacaatataatGATGGTGGTAGCAACTGTGGTGTTGGTtatgattttaattggtgagtattgaaaaaaaaaaaaaaagataaaaaaaagattaaaaatttaaacaaatactaaccattttattattctaaTTTGAAAACCAGGTAtccaaattaatattttaatttatatttaatcaGATtggttaaaaatttaaaataaatatgttaAATGGTTTTTATACAAgcataaatatatttttttatgttttaaatatcctatttttaaaaaaagataaattggtggaattattattgaacttttttttttttgttgttgttgagtagTTTATGTTAACCTCATGATCCTTCTTTATATTTGGTGGGATTATAggtttaattctttttttttttttttttttttttatatttgatcattttaataaaaaaaaattaatgcattaatcaaatgatttttttttaaagttgatTGCAAATCCATATCCATATCTGGTGAAATATCATTACTATCAAGTTTTTATATGAGAAATGTGATAATCTATAGCCTTGTAACACCATATGAAGTGAGGTTTATGAAATCTTATATGAATGTAGTCAATGTTGATTTCATGGTCTTTCTTCATATTAGGAGGTATAATTGGTGTGATTTTGtttgttgtttgttgtttATGATTGTTCCGCCTGTTAATTTGAAGATGAATCCTGTTAATTTGGTATTGTTAATATATGATTTGGGAGCACTTGTTCTgaaatacatttttttttttttttttttttttttttttttttttttttttaatattggattAACAAGATTGATATATGTCCATCTGTGTTAATAcgagttttatttaatatttatttaaaggcTTATCATTTAAGCTGAAGGgttattttaatcatatgaattgatcaaaagatataatatttGGGAGAGATGATTCTGGAATACAATAGTAATTAGCTGTTGTTTTTCTTATCTTGATCGTTGAAGTGAGAAGGATCTTAGGATCTTTGAAGTTATTATGGTCTTTTGCTGATAAGTTTTTCAGATCTTTTGCTTTTTTGATGTATTCTAGAGTGGCCAATTTGTGCCATTTCTTTAGAAGGGAGCTGTATGATAGTGATTCATCTGTTAAAGGATCTTCACTGTATATTCAGAATTCCAATATCTACAAATCCAGAAAGATACTTGGGATACTTCTTCACAGGCAAAGGGATAACAAGAAAAATACCAGAAATATTAAACACAATAAGATCATCCTTAGTACTATGGAAAACCACTGACTCaacaatcaaaaccaaaaccaacatCCTCAAAGCATTCGCACTCTCTAAATTAACCTACTATTCATATGTAGTATATTGTATTTCAGAACGGAAAAATATAACTTTGCAGGTTagttttcttaattttattatttgtatggTAAAGTCATTTGGGTCCTTTTACAATATCTTCATAGCCGGAGTCGAACATGCGATCTCAACTATACTCAGTAAAAATAATTCGCCCAACGGGGGGCTCGAACCCCCGACCACCAGATTAAGAGTCTGGCGCTCTACCGACTGAGCTAGCCGGGCATTTTtatgaattttcaattaaaatactGGTATACGTAATAAATTTACtccaattgaaaaaagatGAGTTTACAGGTGAAgcaatttattttatccaaaaaaaaaaggtcaaataattatcaatttaatacacaaaaaataaatagtttattGTTGTCtctttcttttgaaattaataaaatattttaatttaagaGTTTTTATTTCAGATTTTTTGTTCAATTGCACAGAACagagatttaaaattgtGGTGTggcaaataaaaaaaaaaattatgagaAAATAGATTATAATagcttttattaaattacacTTATTTATACATTGATATTTAAATAGAAAAtcgatttaattttaattttatgagaataataatttcaaataactAATCCTCCATTTGGTTTTTGAAAAACTTCTAAATGTACAGAGTTTGAAGTGGGCTgagtatttaaatttacaacacTTTTTGATTGATCTTTTTTTGTATTGATAAAACTTGTTGTTTTaactgatttattttttgccAAACAATCtaacaaatttttaaatcaatatgttagaaaataaataaaataaatttttgaaaaaaataacttaATTAGTTTACACACATACcgtaaatcattttttaataaattttttaaataaataaaaaaataaataaattatataaataaaataaaatataataaaataaaataaataattaaaaaactagtttaataaataaatattttttaaaaaatagattaaaaaaattgtaaataaatttttaaaaaatgaataaaaaaaaaaaacagaaaattgaatttaaatattttattcttttatttttgtatttttttaattttataattttttttaattgtttattttataaaataatgaaaatattaatttaatatccaTATTTGTACTttaagattattatttataaatcttgtgattttgtttatttaaataattatttcaaagaattataatatgagtttttaaaattaaggCAATTATAGTACACTTTTACATATAATTAtacaataaatattttaattttttattttaaaaaaaaaaaatatttaaaaataaattaaaaaaaaaaaataaccacTCTtactatttgtttttattataataataatcgaattttattaattttgtttttattttaatattttgcTCTATATTGAATTTCAAATTCCATACGTCcttcattgtttttttttttttacacagAATAATAACTgattaagattttttttgtttattatttttaaaaaaaaaaaaaagaaacaaNNNNNNNNNNNNNNNNNNNNNNNNNNNNNNNNNNNNNNNNNNNNNNNNNNNNNNNNNNNNNNNNNNNNNNNNNNNNNNNNNNNNNNNNNNNNNNNNNNNNatattaataaaaactctttcattcaacaacaacaacaacaattagtaTGCCAATTGGGATGGAGTACAAAgttttgatgatttttcaGCATTTGGTGGTTGGAGCACTCCAGcaattaaacaatataatGATGGTGGTAGCAACTGTGGTGTTGGTtatgattttaattggtgagtattgaaaaaaaaaaaaaaagataaaaaaaagattaaaaatttaaacaaatactaaccattttattattctaaTTTGAAAACCAGGTAtccaaattaatattttaatttatatttaatcaGATtggttaaaaatttaaaataaatatgttaAATGGTTTTTATACAAgcataaatatatttttttatgttttaaatatcctatttttaaaaaaagataaattggtggaattattattgaacttttttttttttgttgttgttgagtagTTTATGTTAACCTCATGATCCTTCTTTATATTTGGTGGGATTATAggtttaattctttttttttttttttttttttttatatttgatcattttaataaaaaaaaattaatgcattaatcaaatgatttttttttaaagttgatTGCAAATCCATATCCATATCTGGTGAAATATCATTACTATCAAGTTTTTATATGAGAAATGTGATAATCTATAGCCTTGTAACACCATATGAAGTGAGGTTTATGAAATCTTATATGAATGTAGTCAATGTTGATTTCATGGTCTTTCTTCATATTAGGAGGTATAATTGGTGTGATTTTGtttgttgtttgttgtttATGATTGTTCCGCCTGTTAATTTGAAGATGAATCCTGTTAATTTGGTATTGTTAATATATGATTTGGGAGCACTTGTTCTGAAATACAATATACTTTGCAGGTTagttttcttaattttattatttgtatggTAAAGTCATTTGGGTCCTTTTACAATATCTTCATAGCCGGAGTCGAACATGCGATCTCAACTATACTCAGTAAAAATAATTCGCCCAACGGGGGGCTCGAACCCCCGACCACCAGATTAAGAGTCTGGCGCTCTACCGACTGAGCTAGCCGGGCATTTTtatgaattttcaattaaaatactGGTATACGTAATAAATTTACtccaattgaaaaaagatGAGTTTACAGGTGAAgcaatttattttatccaaaaaaaaaaggtcaaataattatcaatttaatacacaaaaaataaatagtttattGTTGTCtctttcttttgaaattaataaaatattttaatttaagaGTTTTTATTTCAGATTTTTTGTTCAATTGCACAGAACagagatttaaaattgtGGTGTggcaaataaaaaaaaaaattatgagaAAATAGATTATAATagcttttattaaattacacTTATTTATACATTGATATTTAAATAGAAAAtcgatttaatttt is a window encoding:
- a CDS encoding glycoside hydrolase family 25 protein, with the translated sequence MRLFLLLITFIALFGAINAFSGVDISQGSSVGDFQCMLNQGFEFAIIRGYMETGQVDPEVVNSIACAREAGVEYVDTYLFPCFNCGNPQDQGPALVNYLSGYNANYGMVWLDIESSDWSGDQSANVAFFEGLISGLQSVGAHIGVYTSASQWIPIMGGYTGGSEFPLWYANWDGVQSFDDFSAFGGWSTPAIKQYNDGGSNCGVGYDFNWYPN